In a genomic window of Fibrobacter sp. UWH4:
- a CDS encoding glycine--tRNA ligase: MAKKVQDALKDIISLCKRRGFIFPGSEIYDGLANTWDYGPYGVELKRNIKNLWWKKFVTSRQDVLGLDSSILLNPRVWKASGHVGNFSDPLVDCLACHERFRADQLLEDKLGEGCCAGKNFDEVHQMMMDNKIECPTCGKTDWTKPRAFNLMFQTEIGVIEGEGNKVYLRPETAQGIFVDFKNIVDNVRPRIPFGVGQIGKSFRNEITPGNFIFRTREFEQMELEFFCEPGTELEWYNFWRKYCFDWLVNDLGVNKEKLRLREHAKEELSHYSNGTTDVEYEFPFGWGELWGIASRTNYDLTQHQNESKVKQEYIDPVQNKRYIPYVVEPSLGVERLLLVLLCDAYEVEKLENDERTVLHFDPKIAPVKVAVLPLVKKGQVKAKAEELYQKLLNRWNVEYDETQSIGKRYRRQDELGTPFCVTVDFDTVGEGESDPAKLGYVTVRERDSMKQELVKIDELEAYLSAKLGC; this comes from the coding sequence ATGGCAAAGAAAGTTCAGGATGCCCTCAAGGACATCATCTCCCTCTGCAAGCGCCGCGGTTTCATTTTCCCCGGCTCCGAAATTTACGATGGCCTCGCCAACACTTGGGACTACGGTCCGTATGGCGTGGAACTGAAGCGCAACATCAAGAATCTCTGGTGGAAGAAGTTCGTGACCAGTCGTCAGGACGTGCTCGGTCTCGACAGCTCTATTCTCTTGAACCCCCGCGTTTGGAAGGCCTCTGGCCACGTGGGCAACTTCTCTGACCCGCTGGTGGACTGCCTCGCTTGCCACGAACGTTTCCGTGCCGACCAGCTTTTGGAAGATAAGCTCGGCGAAGGTTGCTGCGCCGGCAAGAACTTTGACGAAGTCCACCAGATGATGATGGACAACAAGATTGAATGCCCGACCTGCGGCAAGACCGATTGGACCAAGCCCCGCGCATTCAACCTGATGTTCCAGACCGAAATCGGCGTGATCGAAGGCGAAGGCAACAAGGTGTACCTGCGTCCGGAAACGGCTCAGGGTATCTTCGTTGACTTCAAGAACATTGTAGATAACGTCCGCCCGCGCATCCCGTTCGGTGTGGGCCAGATCGGTAAGAGCTTCCGTAACGAAATCACTCCGGGTAACTTCATCTTCCGTACCCGCGAATTCGAACAGATGGAACTGGAATTCTTCTGCGAACCGGGCACCGAACTGGAATGGTACAACTTCTGGCGCAAGTACTGCTTCGACTGGCTCGTGAACGACCTCGGTGTGAACAAGGAAAAGCTCCGCCTCCGCGAACATGCCAAGGAAGAACTTTCCCACTACAGTAACGGCACCACCGACGTGGAATACGAATTCCCGTTCGGTTGGGGCGAACTCTGGGGTATCGCAAGCCGCACGAACTACGACTTGACGCAGCACCAGAACGAATCCAAGGTCAAGCAGGAATACATTGACCCGGTCCAGAACAAGCGCTATATTCCGTACGTGGTGGAACCGTCCCTCGGTGTGGAACGTCTGCTCCTCGTGCTTCTCTGCGACGCTTACGAAGTCGAAAAGCTCGAAAACGACGAACGTACCGTGCTCCATTTCGACCCGAAGATTGCTCCGGTGAAGGTTGCCGTGCTCCCGCTGGTGAAGAAGGGCCAGGTGAAGGCTAAGGCTGAAGAACTCTACCAGAAGCTCCTCAATCGTTGGAATGTGGAATACGACGAAACCCAGTCCATCGGTAAGCGCTACCGCCGTCAGGACGAACTCGGCACGCCGTTCTGCGTGACCGTCGACTTCGACACGGTGGGCGAGGGTGAATCTGATCCGGCAAAGCTGGGCTACGTGACTGTCCGCGAACGCGACTCCATGAAGCAGGAACTGGTGAAGATCGACGAACTCGAAGCTTACCTGTCCGCAAAGCTCGGCTGCTAG
- the hisI gene encoding phosphoribosyl-AMP cyclohydrolase: protein MQFDELIKEIKFEVEVDGVKLAPAIVQDADKGDVLMMAWMNEEALRRTHECGEMVFWSRSRKEYWHKGDTSGNVMTVVEWAADCDSDALLFKVRMQGPQVACHTGARSCFFKTCEG, encoded by the coding sequence ATGCAATTCGACGAACTTATAAAAGAAATCAAATTCGAAGTAGAAGTAGACGGTGTCAAGCTTGCCCCGGCAATCGTACAGGATGCCGACAAGGGCGACGTACTCATGATGGCCTGGATGAACGAAGAAGCGCTCCGCCGCACCCACGAATGTGGCGAGATGGTATTCTGGAGCCGTAGCCGCAAGGAATACTGGCACAAGGGCGACACCAGCGGAAATGTGATGACCGTCGTGGAATGGGCCGCCGACTGCGACAGCGACGCATTGCTCTTCAAGGTGCGCATGCAGGGTCCGCAGGTCGCTTGCCATACGGGTGCCCGCAGCTGCTTCTTTAAGACGTGCGAAGGTTAA
- a CDS encoding histidine-type phosphatase, with protein sequence MTHKLITLLVLFLAGISFAQDRHQMGSNYYAYPTPTAKYTKAPAGYKPFYISHYGRHGSRFHQPADHYHALYNTLAKADSLSKLTDLGKSLLERAKYLDEYAAPRAGDLTQLGVAQHQGIAKRMVKNFPEVFKNDAYVEAYASTSARCVVSMAAFLEELHAQKPKVEIHQESGKYLMSFISPLDFGKIIGESNTPAWQKENEKLYSHVDPTRMMRAIFNDSNYIQKNIDAGDLFSKIYEIGNSLQGSPEIEFNFDDLWTEEDLAARWHAQNAWWYSVLGNNPFAKKQGLDNARPLLKNVLDEADKVIAADTAKADKTAKAAKPAKKTTATLRFGHDTVIFPFAALLQLENGTQNTGIETADMENLHKVWRDYEISPMAANVQLVFYKSSKKGAPILVKVMLNEIEQKLPVTCNPQGPSASSGTLQNCPAAPYYRWEDVKEFYGKIATGK encoded by the coding sequence ATGACACATAAACTCATCACTCTGCTAGTACTCTTCCTTGCAGGCATTTCCTTTGCCCAAGACCGTCACCAGATGGGCAGCAACTATTACGCCTACCCCACTCCGACAGCCAAATATACCAAGGCTCCCGCCGGCTACAAGCCATTCTACATTAGCCACTACGGCAGACACGGCAGTCGCTTTCACCAGCCCGCCGACCATTACCACGCCCTGTATAACACACTCGCCAAGGCGGATTCCTTAAGCAAGCTCACGGACCTCGGCAAGAGTCTGCTTGAACGCGCCAAGTACCTGGACGAATACGCCGCCCCACGTGCAGGCGACTTGACCCAGCTCGGCGTGGCACAGCACCAGGGAATTGCGAAACGCATGGTGAAGAACTTCCCTGAAGTGTTCAAGAACGACGCCTATGTAGAAGCCTACGCCAGTACCAGCGCGCGTTGCGTCGTGAGCATGGCCGCATTCCTCGAAGAACTGCATGCACAAAAGCCCAAGGTCGAGATTCACCAGGAATCGGGCAAGTACCTGATGAGTTTCATCAGCCCGCTCGACTTCGGGAAAATCATCGGCGAATCGAACACACCCGCATGGCAAAAAGAAAACGAAAAGCTTTACAGCCATGTGGACCCGACCCGCATGATGCGCGCGATTTTCAATGATTCCAACTACATCCAGAAGAATATAGACGCAGGCGACCTTTTCAGCAAGATTTATGAAATCGGCAACAGCCTACAAGGGAGCCCCGAAATCGAATTCAACTTTGACGATTTGTGGACCGAAGAAGACCTCGCCGCCCGCTGGCATGCGCAAAACGCCTGGTGGTACAGCGTTCTCGGCAACAATCCATTCGCCAAGAAGCAGGGGCTCGACAACGCCCGCCCGCTTTTGAAAAATGTTCTTGACGAAGCAGACAAAGTAATCGCCGCAGACACAGCCAAAGCAGATAAAACAGCCAAGGCCGCTAAGCCCGCGAAAAAGACCACCGCGACACTCCGCTTCGGCCACGATACGGTGATTTTCCCGTTTGCAGCGCTTTTACAGCTAGAAAACGGCACGCAGAACACCGGCATCGAAACCGCCGACATGGAAAACCTGCACAAGGTCTGGCGCGACTACGAAATCAGCCCGATGGCCGCCAACGTGCAGCTCGTATTCTACAAGTCCAGCAAGAAGGGCGCCCCGATTTTAGTGAAAGTGATGCTCAACGAAATCGAGCAAAAGCTGCCCGTGACTTGCAACCCGCAAGGCCCTTCGGCTAGCTCAGGGACCTTGCAGAACTGCCCCGCCGCCCCGTATTACCGCTGGGAAGACGTCAAGGAATTTTACGGCAAGATTGCAACGGGCAAATAA
- a CDS encoding ATP-binding protein, which produces MITDELASIKKRILDYGFKRLLLAVSGGLDSICLAHYFIANREALGIEWLGIAHVHHGLRVGTADRDAAFVEAFARKYNVPFFLKKLDGESLKNAEGSLEENARDARYKALVEIALDPIASARLQDDTLHTAHSTQHTPHLKGSEATDPIPHTTKQPKVAAPHLKAAEGCDLTPHPSLVIVTAHHAGDQAETMYMRLRRGTTLAGLRGIQEVRVLDEASHTPKQPKVATPYLKGSEATDPTPHTPSLYRPFLSVTREDLLAYARENNLEWCEDESNSDTKFARNFIRHEALPHLERNCPGATRQLCRIAELADKAYAKVMEKCNTMFQETLPLKQVQGQGDTAPFSHLKGSEATDLTPHTIIALNKKALRKIFLSHADADLSEMFRLWLSELGFRFPIGFFYSQTEPAHVKIPVRSAYRKRSIVKKASTVLVCEFEDVQTASKFVSCGMKE; this is translated from the coding sequence ATGATTACCGACGAACTTGCAAGCATCAAAAAACGAATCCTTGATTATGGTTTCAAGCGCCTGCTGCTTGCAGTTTCGGGCGGTCTGGATTCTATTTGCCTCGCGCATTATTTCATTGCAAACCGCGAAGCGCTTGGCATCGAATGGTTGGGAATCGCACATGTGCATCACGGGCTGCGGGTCGGAACAGCCGACCGCGACGCCGCATTTGTGGAAGCTTTCGCGCGCAAGTATAACGTTCCATTTTTCTTGAAGAAATTGGATGGCGAATCGCTGAAAAATGCAGAAGGCTCGCTGGAAGAAAACGCACGAGACGCCAGGTACAAAGCGCTGGTCGAGATTGCTCTGGATCCTATCGCCTCTGCGAGGCTCCAGGATGACACACTCCACACAGCACACTCCACACAGCACACCCCACACCTCAAAGGGAGCGAAGCGACCGACCCCATACCCCATACCACAAAGCAACCGAAGGTTGCGGCCCCACACCTCAAAGCAGCCGAAGGCTGCGACCTCACACCTCATCCCTCACTTGTCATTGTCACGGCGCATCATGCAGGCGACCAGGCAGAAACCATGTACATGCGCCTCCGCCGCGGCACAACCCTCGCCGGCCTACGCGGGATTCAAGAAGTTCGCGTTCTAGACGAAGCCTCCCATACCCCAAAGCAACCGAAGGTTGCGACCCCATACCTCAAAGGGAGCGAAGCGACCGACCCCACACCCCATACCCCATCTCTCTATCGGCCCTTCCTTTCCGTCACCCGCGAAGACCTCCTCGCTTACGCCCGCGAGAATAATCTTGAGTGGTGCGAAGACGAGAGCAATTCCGATACCAAATTCGCAAGGAACTTTATCCGGCACGAAGCGCTCCCCCATTTAGAACGGAACTGTCCGGGGGCTACACGGCAACTTTGCCGGATTGCAGAACTTGCCGATAAGGCGTATGCGAAAGTGATGGAAAAATGCAACACGATGTTTCAAGAGACCCTTCCCCTGAAACAAGTTCAGGGTCAGGGTGACACGGCTCCATTCTCACACCTCAAAGGGAGCGAAGCGACCGACCTCACACCTCATACCATCATCGCTTTGAACAAGAAGGCTCTCCGCAAAATTTTTCTCTCCCACGCAGACGCAGACCTTTCCGAAATGTTCCGTTTGTGGCTTTCGGAACTGGGATTCCGCTTTCCAATAGGTTTCTTTTACAGCCAAACGGAGCCCGCCCATGTTAAAATTCCCGTACGCTCCGCTTACCGCAAGCGTTCTATCGTCAAAAAGGCCTCAACCGTCTTGGTTTGCGAATTTGAAGATGTTCAGACAGCGTCAAAATTTGTATCTTGCGGAATGAAAGAATAA
- the ftsH gene encoding ATP-dependent zinc metalloprotease FtsH yields MSQEKKSPPYRSKNFIILLVMILLLFVMFPLAGKDGESDITRTEFLAMMGDSTKVITELTLQKTPDGVIIEGQREMSPEEIAEAKKNRSALARFTKSSDDNGKTKRFKSHMLEVSNDQITAWEMYKGVKVKVIHESSTWLDTIIAFLPAILLIVFFYFMMNRQMGGGGKSPFSFGKSQARQLNGKQKTTFNDVAGCDEAKQDLQELVEFLKDPKKFDALGGRIPKGALLVGPPGTGKTLLARAVAGEAGVPFFSMSGSDFVEMFVGVGASRVRDLFETGKKNAPCILFIDEIDAVGRQRGAGLGGGHDEREQTLNQLLVEMDGFTANEGVILIAATNRPDVLDKALLRPGRFDRQIVVGLPDLKGREEILKVHLKKRKVPLADDVDVKAVAKGTPGLAGADLENLVNEAALLAARFNNKKVTMLDFEEARDKLSMGAERRTLLMTDEEKRHTAYHEAGHALMTLLCKHSDPLHKITIIPRGRALGVTMSLPERDQVSYSREYAEERIMIMMSGRLAELIFFNHQSTGASNDIQRATELARKMVTEWGFDDEIGPVCYSRTDGEVFLGREISKPKEMSEMMAEKIDNAVNNLIKRLDQAAKKLIEENKDKLIDLAEALFEFEVLDREEIDRVMAGEKLTGTKKSRQYKALEEMEEKKKRENTPPPDPGKQPPVAPVTDAPVAEIKPAPAAGTTPANNDAHTETLKSSEDAKQENS; encoded by the coding sequence ATGAGTCAAGAAAAAAAATCGCCCCCTTACCGTAGCAAGAACTTTATCATTTTACTGGTGATGATTCTCCTGTTGTTCGTCATGTTCCCGCTTGCCGGGAAAGACGGAGAATCGGACATTACGCGCACCGAATTTTTGGCCATGATGGGCGACTCCACCAAGGTCATTACCGAACTCACTCTGCAAAAGACCCCCGACGGCGTGATTATCGAGGGCCAGCGCGAGATGAGCCCCGAAGAGATTGCCGAAGCGAAAAAGAACCGCAGCGCCCTCGCCCGCTTTACCAAGTCTAGCGATGACAACGGCAAGACCAAGCGTTTCAAAAGCCACATGCTCGAAGTGAGCAACGACCAGATTACCGCCTGGGAAATGTACAAGGGCGTCAAGGTCAAGGTCATCCACGAATCCAGCACCTGGCTCGACACGATTATCGCGTTCCTCCCCGCGATTCTCTTGATTGTATTCTTCTACTTCATGATGAACCGCCAGATGGGTGGCGGCGGCAAGAGCCCCTTCAGCTTTGGCAAGAGCCAGGCCCGCCAGCTCAACGGCAAGCAGAAGACCACCTTTAACGACGTGGCCGGTTGCGACGAAGCCAAGCAGGATTTGCAGGAACTCGTGGAATTCCTGAAGGACCCGAAAAAGTTCGATGCCCTCGGCGGACGCATTCCGAAGGGTGCGTTACTCGTCGGTCCTCCGGGTACCGGTAAGACACTCCTCGCCCGCGCGGTGGCAGGCGAAGCTGGAGTGCCGTTCTTCAGTATGTCCGGTTCCGACTTTGTAGAAATGTTCGTGGGCGTGGGTGCTAGCCGCGTGCGCGACCTCTTTGAAACCGGCAAGAAGAATGCCCCGTGCATTCTGTTTATTGACGAAATCGACGCCGTGGGTCGCCAGCGTGGAGCAGGTCTCGGTGGCGGTCACGATGAACGCGAACAGACCTTGAACCAGTTGTTGGTGGAAATGGACGGCTTTACCGCCAACGAAGGCGTCATCTTAATTGCGGCAACTAACCGCCCCGACGTGCTCGACAAGGCACTGCTCCGCCCGGGCCGCTTTGACCGCCAGATTGTGGTGGGACTCCCCGACCTCAAGGGCCGCGAAGAAATCTTGAAGGTGCACCTGAAAAAGCGCAAGGTGCCGCTGGCCGACGACGTAGACGTGAAAGCCGTAGCCAAGGGAACCCCCGGACTTGCAGGTGCAGACCTCGAAAACCTGGTGAACGAAGCAGCCCTTTTGGCCGCGCGCTTCAACAACAAGAAAGTCACGATGCTCGACTTTGAAGAAGCCCGCGACAAGCTCAGCATGGGTGCCGAGCGCCGCACACTCCTGATGACCGACGAGGAAAAGCGTCACACCGCCTACCACGAAGCAGGCCACGCTTTGATGACGCTTTTGTGCAAGCATTCTGACCCGCTCCACAAGATTACGATTATCCCGCGCGGGCGCGCCCTCGGCGTGACCATGAGTCTGCCCGAACGCGACCAGGTGAGCTACAGCCGCGAATACGCCGAAGAACGCATCATGATCATGATGTCTGGCCGCCTCGCCGAACTCATCTTCTTCAACCACCAGAGCACGGGAGCCAGCAACGACATCCAGCGCGCTACCGAACTTGCCCGCAAGATGGTGACGGAATGGGGTTTCGACGACGAAATCGGGCCAGTCTGCTACAGCCGCACCGACGGCGAAGTGTTCCTCGGTCGCGAAATCAGCAAGCCGAAGGAAATGTCCGAAATGATGGCCGAAAAGATCGACAACGCGGTGAACAACCTCATCAAGCGTCTGGACCAGGCCGCCAAGAAACTCATCGAAGAGAACAAGGACAAACTCATTGACCTCGCCGAAGCGCTGTTTGAATTCGAAGTGCTCGACCGCGAAGAAATTGACCGCGTGATGGCCGGCGAAAAACTGACCGGCACCAAGAAGAGCCGCCAGTACAAGGCGCTCGAAGAAATGGAAGAAAAGAAGAAGCGCGAAAATACGCCGCCGCCTGACCCGGGCAAACAGCCACCGGTAGCACCGGTCACTGATGCACCCGTAGCCGAAATCAAGCCCGCGCCCGCCGCCGGAACGACTCCGGCAAACAATGACGCCCATACCGAAACGCTGAAATCATCTGAAGACGCAAAACAGGAAAATTCGTAA